The following proteins are co-located in the Paraburkholderia phytofirmans PsJN genome:
- the arsA gene encoding arsenical pump-driving ATPase — protein sequence MTLPLVTTRHLFFTGKGGVGKTSLACATALQLAEKGKTVLLVSTDPASNLDEVLETQLSGQPTPVAQVPNLHALNIDPELAAAAYRERTVSPYRGVLPDAAIRSMEEQFSGGCTVEIAAFDAFADLLGGSATANAYDHIIFDTAPTGHTLRLLTLPSAWSNFLSTNTTGNSCLGPLAGLEQNRQLYAAAVAELTNHDRTTVVLVTRPEASAFREAERTRIELADLGVRNLVLAVNGVFKAVSSDDAIARAMEEQQAVSIKTMPPGLAALPRSETGFIPRGLVGLTALKAYLHPEQIAAPRTDVRLSVELPGGLLPLVDDLEKAGHGLVMTMGKGGVGKTTVAAAIALDLAQRGHAVLLSTTDPAAHVAWTLQESLPGLTVSRIDAEQEVNRYRDEVLAKAGAHLDAQGKAMLEEDLRSPCTEEIAVFRAFARTVDEARDSFVILDTAPTGHTILLMDSAEAYHREVTRTQGDMPEAVRQLLPRLRDPDFTRVLIVTLAEATPVHEAERLQADLRRAQIEPYAWVIDQSLLASGTHDPALAERGRYEVPFIERVMKQDAKRAVLLPWQAHAPVGLHGLEELARGH from the coding sequence ATGACACTCCCTCTCGTTACAACTCGCCATCTCTTTTTCACCGGCAAGGGCGGCGTCGGGAAGACGTCGCTCGCCTGTGCTACAGCGCTGCAGCTGGCTGAAAAGGGTAAGACCGTGCTGCTGGTCAGCACCGACCCAGCGTCCAATCTCGATGAGGTGCTCGAGACTCAACTGTCCGGGCAGCCAACGCCAGTCGCGCAGGTTCCAAACCTCCACGCGCTGAACATCGACCCCGAACTCGCGGCGGCGGCCTACCGCGAGCGTACGGTCAGCCCTTATCGAGGCGTGTTACCCGATGCGGCAATTCGCAGCATGGAGGAACAGTTTTCCGGTGGCTGCACCGTCGAGATAGCGGCGTTCGACGCCTTTGCAGACTTGCTGGGCGGCAGTGCCACAGCGAATGCGTACGACCACATCATTTTCGACACCGCACCCACGGGGCACACGTTGCGTTTGCTGACACTGCCGTCGGCTTGGAGCAACTTTCTGTCGACGAACACGACCGGCAATTCCTGCCTGGGCCCTCTGGCAGGCCTTGAGCAAAACAGGCAGCTGTATGCAGCGGCCGTTGCCGAACTGACCAATCACGACCGCACCACTGTGGTCCTGGTGACCCGGCCCGAGGCATCGGCATTCCGTGAGGCGGAGCGCACCCGTATCGAACTGGCCGACCTCGGGGTTCGAAACCTGGTGCTCGCAGTCAACGGAGTTTTCAAGGCTGTCTCTTCTGACGATGCCATTGCTCGCGCGATGGAAGAACAGCAGGCTGTATCTATCAAGACAATGCCGCCGGGTCTCGCAGCCCTTCCGCGAAGCGAAACAGGCTTCATTCCCAGGGGATTGGTCGGGCTGACCGCGTTAAAGGCGTATTTGCACCCGGAGCAGATTGCAGCGCCCAGGACAGATGTCCGGTTGAGCGTGGAGTTGCCCGGCGGCCTCTTGCCGCTCGTTGACGACCTTGAGAAGGCGGGCCATGGCCTTGTCATGACAATGGGCAAGGGTGGCGTCGGCAAGACGACGGTTGCTGCGGCGATAGCACTTGACTTGGCGCAGCGCGGACACGCAGTCCTGCTTTCGACCACTGACCCAGCTGCACATGTGGCGTGGACTCTCCAGGAATCGCTGCCGGGTCTAACCGTGAGTCGCATCGACGCGGAACAGGAAGTGAACCGCTATCGCGATGAAGTTCTTGCCAAGGCCGGTGCCCATCTCGACGCCCAAGGGAAGGCGATGTTGGAGGAGGACCTGCGGTCGCCGTGCACCGAGGAGATAGCGGTTTTTCGTGCTTTCGCGCGAACGGTGGATGAGGCCCGGGACTCGTTCGTGATACTGGACACGGCTCCGACCGGACACACCATTCTGCTGATGGACTCAGCGGAGGCCTACCATCGCGAAGTCACGCGCACGCAGGGTGATATGCCAGAAGCGGTTCGCCAACTATTGCCACGTCTGCGCGACCCCGATTTCACGCGTGTACTTATCGTGACGCTCGCCGAGGCAACACCTGTTCATGAGGCCGAGCGACTACAAGCCGACCTCCGGCGGGCCCAGATTGAACCGTATGCCTGGGTCATTGACCAAAGTCTGCTCGCAAGCGGCACCCACGACCCGGCACTTGCCGAACGAGGGCGCTACGAGGTGCCATTTATCGAGCGCGTAATGAAGCAGGATGCGAAGCGGGCTGTGTTGCTGCCGTGGCAGGCGCACGCGCCCGTTGGTCTACATGGGCTGGAAGAGTTGGCTCGCGGGCATTGA
- a CDS encoding glutathione S-transferase family protein: MTTDRTITLFHSPQCRSVSALTLLEELGAPYELKVLNMKAGEQRKAPYLAINPLGKVPAILHGDALVTEQVAIFIYLADLFPEARLAPALDDPSRGPYLRWLVYYAACYEPALVDKAMKRDPAPAATSPYGDFDSMIGTVTSQLQAAPYLLGDTMSAADILWGIALHWGMMFKLVPETPVLLDYVERICSRPSFVRVSERDVALAAEHAAAVKDA; this comes from the coding sequence ATGACCACAGATCGCACGATCACGCTGTTCCACTCGCCGCAGTGCCGCTCCGTCAGCGCACTCACACTGCTCGAAGAACTTGGCGCGCCATACGAGTTGAAGGTGCTGAACATGAAAGCCGGCGAACAGCGTAAAGCGCCTTATCTCGCCATCAATCCGCTCGGCAAAGTGCCGGCGATCCTCCACGGTGACGCGCTCGTTACCGAACAGGTCGCGATCTTCATCTATCTGGCGGACCTGTTCCCTGAAGCGCGTCTCGCGCCGGCGCTCGACGATCCGTCGCGCGGGCCCTACCTGCGCTGGCTGGTGTACTACGCGGCGTGCTACGAGCCCGCACTGGTCGACAAGGCGATGAAACGCGACCCCGCACCGGCCGCCACGTCACCCTACGGCGATTTCGATTCGATGATCGGAACGGTGACGAGCCAGTTGCAAGCCGCGCCCTATCTGCTCGGGGACACGATGTCGGCGGCGGATATCTTGTGGGGCATCGCCTTGCATTGGGGAATGATGTTCAAGCTGGTGCCCGAAACGCCAGTCCTGCTCGATTATGTCGAGCGCATCTGCTCACGGCCGAGTTTCGTGCGCGTGAGCGAGCGGGACGTGGCGCTGGCGGCCGAGCACGCGGCGGCCGTCAAAGACGCCTGA
- a CDS encoding voltage-gated chloride channel family protein produces the protein MKHLKSIEQFAMVPYLARWLLLSCILGALAGSASALFLYALDSATDVRVGHAWLLWLLPIAGFATGWVYHRVGKPVEGGNNLLIDEIHDPQKIVPKRMAPLVLIATVVTHLFGGSAGREGTAVQMGGALADQVTKLFGLEREDRRILLMGGIAAGFSSVFGTPLAGAIFGLEVLSIGRLRYDALLTCVASSLVANQVCRVWGIHHTVYTIPFVPHVSPLGLGSVILAGIAFGVVGMLFADSTHALSAFIKRQIAYAPARPFVGGLVVALAATVLNVPQYLGLGIPTIVESFNQSLPVYDFAGKFGFTVVTLASGFKGGEVTPLFYIGATLGNALGHVLALPMPVLAGLGFVAVFAGAANTPIASTVMAIELFGADIGMYAALACVVAYLFSGHTGIYRAQRVGHAKHPLLPSGMRLSDIPAIRRAGRPDSATVTRP, from the coding sequence ATGAAACACCTGAAGTCTATTGAGCAGTTCGCGATGGTTCCGTACCTCGCGCGCTGGCTGCTGCTCTCGTGCATTCTGGGTGCACTGGCGGGTAGCGCATCCGCCTTGTTCCTCTATGCGCTTGACAGCGCGACCGACGTTCGTGTTGGCCACGCCTGGCTGCTGTGGCTTTTGCCCATTGCTGGCTTTGCGACCGGCTGGGTCTATCACCGCGTCGGCAAGCCAGTAGAGGGCGGGAACAACCTGCTGATTGACGAAATCCACGACCCTCAAAAAATCGTGCCTAAGCGCATGGCGCCGCTCGTACTCATCGCCACCGTAGTCACGCATCTGTTCGGCGGCTCGGCCGGGCGGGAGGGAACGGCCGTTCAGATGGGCGGGGCGCTGGCAGACCAGGTAACGAAACTCTTTGGCCTCGAACGGGAAGACCGCCGCATCCTGCTAATGGGTGGAATCGCAGCGGGCTTCTCATCGGTGTTTGGCACCCCGCTGGCAGGGGCGATATTCGGACTGGAAGTGCTGTCAATCGGGCGCCTGCGCTACGACGCGCTGTTGACCTGCGTCGCGTCGTCACTGGTTGCAAACCAAGTCTGTCGCGTCTGGGGGATTCATCACACGGTCTACACGATTCCGTTCGTTCCGCACGTCTCGCCGCTCGGACTGGGCTCCGTTATTCTTGCGGGCATTGCGTTCGGTGTCGTCGGTATGCTGTTTGCCGATTCGACCCACGCGCTGTCGGCGTTCATCAAGCGACAGATTGCTTACGCACCGGCGCGTCCGTTCGTAGGTGGACTCGTTGTAGCGCTAGCCGCGACCGTGCTTAATGTACCGCAATACCTTGGCCTGGGTATTCCGACTATCGTTGAATCGTTCAACCAGTCTTTGCCTGTCTATGACTTTGCGGGCAAATTCGGTTTTACCGTAGTTACGCTCGCTTCGGGCTTCAAGGGCGGCGAAGTCACGCCGCTGTTCTATATCGGAGCCACACTCGGGAATGCGCTGGGGCACGTGCTGGCGTTGCCGATGCCAGTCCTCGCCGGCTTGGGTTTCGTCGCCGTATTCGCCGGCGCCGCTAATACACCTATTGCTTCGACTGTCATGGCAATCGAGCTGTTTGGCGCAGACATCGGCATGTATGCGGCGCTGGCCTGCGTCGTGGCTTATCTGTTTTCCGGCCACACAGGTATCTACCGTGCCCAACGCGTCGGCCATGCGAAACATCCGCTACTGCCCTCGGGGATGCGACTTTCGGACATCCCCGCGATACGCCGTGCCGGACGGCCGGACTCCGCCACCGTAACCCGCCCCTGA
- a CDS encoding DUF6723 family protein codes for MSKTAFIPSVPATSEDEFEISATSKLAGYRRFFGVLKVVRTTDGRVLFPFDGAPELGPYATKLEAVAAAQVYGEHIVISDLARPEL; via the coding sequence ATGAGCAAGACCGCATTTATTCCCAGCGTCCCCGCGACGTCGGAGGACGAGTTCGAAATTTCAGCCACGTCGAAGCTGGCCGGCTACCGGCGTTTCTTCGGCGTGTTGAAAGTGGTTCGAACCACCGACGGACGCGTACTGTTTCCGTTCGACGGCGCGCCCGAACTCGGGCCGTACGCGACCAAGCTGGAAGCCGTCGCGGCGGCGCAGGTGTACGGCGAACATATTGTCATCAGCGACCTGGCGCGACCGGAGTTGTAG
- a CDS encoding copper-binding protein, with translation MICARKVGSSAAVVRRAASLLSVLAATLCQSGFAQDASAPAGQQALGRAEVIHAQVRVVAINTATNSVTLRGPRGNLADVDVNPSLADVSRLKVGDKLNVAYQQALLLNIDKLATKGVRERVETTAAIPASAGYASSAHSVKVVATVMKIDRKSRMVTLRGPKHQQVLRAAKGISLDGLKVGDSVRAEFVSAAAVELVRE, from the coding sequence ATGATCTGCGCGCGCAAAGTCGGTTCATCGGCCGCAGTCGTGCGGCGTGCGGCCTCCCTCTTGAGCGTGCTCGCCGCCACGCTCTGTCAATCCGGCTTCGCACAGGACGCCAGTGCCCCCGCCGGACAACAGGCACTCGGACGCGCCGAGGTGATTCACGCACAGGTTCGCGTTGTCGCGATCAATACCGCCACGAATAGCGTCACGCTGCGCGGTCCACGCGGCAATCTCGCCGATGTCGACGTCAATCCTTCCTTGGCCGACGTCAGCCGGCTCAAGGTCGGCGACAAGCTCAACGTTGCTTATCAGCAGGCGCTCCTGTTGAACATCGACAAGCTCGCGACAAAAGGTGTGCGCGAGCGCGTGGAGACGACCGCGGCAATACCGGCGTCGGCGGGCTACGCGTCGTCGGCGCATAGTGTGAAGGTGGTCGCGACGGTGATGAAGATCGATCGCAAGAGCCGCATGGTGACGCTGCGTGGCCCGAAGCATCAGCAGGTGCTCAGGGCCGCGAAGGGTATTTCGCTCGATGGGTTGAAAGTCGGCGACAGCGTGCGCGCGGAATTCGTTTCGGCGGCGGCCGTGGAACTGGTAAGGGAGTAG
- the arsD gene encoding arsenite efflux transporter metallochaperone ArsD, with protein MSKLEVFEPAMCCATGVCGVNVDPTLVQFSADVRWLAEHGVEVVRHGLGHDAAAFAANPEVVRELHAGMDRLPIVTVDGRVISAGVYPSRVQLIQKLGLKVPTTDKPHIKVGSCGCKPGEC; from the coding sequence ATGAGCAAACTTGAAGTGTTTGAGCCGGCCATGTGCTGCGCCACTGGCGTCTGCGGCGTCAACGTGGACCCGACGCTTGTTCAGTTTAGCGCTGATGTCCGGTGGCTCGCTGAACATGGTGTCGAAGTCGTTCGGCACGGCCTCGGGCACGACGCGGCAGCCTTTGCCGCCAATCCGGAAGTCGTCCGGGAGCTGCATGCGGGGATGGACCGCCTGCCCATCGTAACAGTGGATGGTCGGGTCATCTCCGCCGGGGTATATCCGTCACGTGTCCAACTGATTCAGAAACTGGGGCTCAAGGTTCCCACCACTGATAAGCCGCACATCAAGGTTGGAAGCTGCGGCTGCAAGCCCGGCGAATGTTGA
- a CDS encoding DUF2242 domain-containing protein produces MLTSLFRITAAACVGLLTLAACSSTPQPKFQQELFETGASPYARNFNSSTTDSCEAARRALLSQGYLTTMTRSDTVDGTKNFQPTGDTHVVVEFHVVCTPGEEASDTSIVYVNAVQNGFALKKSDTSASVGLSVLGSLSLPIRSNSDAMVKISSETIPSGKFYDRFFGLVDHYLQTVVRTQPVASNRIETRLLPVPVEATAPVPVPAMPDAIGKAASVQPASGAGVVP; encoded by the coding sequence ATGTTGACCTCGCTTTTCAGAATCACAGCCGCCGCGTGTGTGGGCCTGCTGACACTTGCCGCCTGTAGCAGCACGCCCCAGCCAAAATTCCAGCAGGAATTGTTCGAAACGGGCGCAAGTCCCTATGCGCGCAATTTCAATTCGAGCACGACGGATAGCTGCGAGGCCGCGCGCCGGGCGCTCCTGAGCCAGGGCTATCTGACGACGATGACGCGCAGCGACACCGTCGACGGCACGAAGAACTTCCAGCCGACGGGCGACACCCACGTGGTCGTCGAATTTCATGTGGTCTGCACCCCGGGAGAAGAGGCGAGCGACACCAGCATCGTCTACGTCAACGCCGTGCAAAACGGTTTTGCGCTGAAGAAAAGCGATACGTCAGCGAGCGTTGGACTGAGCGTGCTGGGTTCGCTGTCGCTGCCGATCCGCTCGAACAGCGATGCAATGGTCAAGATTTCGAGCGAGACCATCCCGTCAGGCAAGTTCTACGATCGGTTCTTCGGTCTTGTGGACCACTATCTACAAACGGTGGTGCGCACGCAGCCGGTCGCCAGTAACCGCATCGAGACGCGCCTTTTGCCGGTGCCGGTCGAAGCGACGGCGCCGGTGCCCGTTCCCGCGATGCCCGATGCCATCGGCAAGGCGGCGTCCGTGCAACCGGCGAGCGGCGCCGGCGTGGTGCCCTGA
- a CDS encoding helix-turn-helix transcriptional regulator, with product MTTLVRMRASRLLSILMTLQARGRVTAQFLADECAVSLRTIYRDIDALSAAGVPVHSERGAEGGYRLLDGYRTRLNGLSSQEAESLFLAGLPGPMQALGLGAVMAGAQTKLLAALPVELRSTAERMRSRFHLDAPAWFSDADEPAHLPLIARAVWEQHPLEIRYQSWKAEKFRRIEPLGIVLKSGAWYVVGRVGQDLRIYRISRILEISLLDETFERPCAFDLTTYWQDSTQRLSEEMHASEATLRLSPWGIQMLDVFTSPFARSAAIIGEPDPNDGWRTVTLPVGSVRQACAELLRFGTEAEVLAPPELRARMSEVAATLHRRYAQ from the coding sequence ATGACTACACTTGTCCGCATGAGAGCGAGCCGACTTCTTTCTATCCTGATGACGCTGCAGGCGCGTGGCCGCGTCACCGCACAGTTCCTCGCCGATGAATGCGCGGTGTCGTTGCGCACCATCTATCGCGATATCGACGCCCTGAGCGCCGCCGGTGTCCCCGTTCATAGCGAGCGTGGGGCGGAAGGCGGCTACCGCCTGCTCGACGGCTACCGCACACGGCTGAACGGCCTGTCCTCGCAGGAAGCGGAGTCGCTGTTCCTCGCCGGCCTGCCCGGCCCGATGCAGGCGCTCGGCCTGGGCGCGGTGATGGCCGGTGCGCAGACCAAGTTGCTGGCCGCGCTGCCGGTCGAATTACGCTCCACCGCGGAGCGCATGCGCTCGCGTTTTCATCTCGACGCCCCCGCGTGGTTTTCGGACGCGGACGAGCCCGCCCATCTGCCTTTGATCGCGCGTGCGGTGTGGGAGCAGCATCCGCTGGAGATTCGCTATCAGAGCTGGAAAGCCGAGAAGTTTCGCCGGATCGAACCGCTTGGCATCGTGCTAAAAAGCGGCGCGTGGTATGTGGTCGGACGCGTGGGGCAGGATTTGCGCATCTATCGTATTTCGCGCATTCTCGAAATAAGCCTGCTGGACGAGACGTTCGAGCGGCCGTGTGCGTTCGATCTCACCACTTACTGGCAGGACAGCACGCAGCGTCTCTCCGAGGAAATGCATGCGAGCGAAGCGACGCTGCGTCTGTCGCCCTGGGGCATCCAGATGCTCGATGTCTTCACGTCGCCGTTCGCGCGTTCGGCGGCGATCATCGGTGAACCGGATCCCAACGATGGTTGGCGCACCGTGACGCTGCCGGTCGGTTCGGTTAGGCAGGCGTGCGCCGAGTTGCTGCGCTTCGGCACTGAGGCAGAAGTGCTGGCGCCACCCGAGTTGCGCGCCCGGATGTCGGAGGTTGCGGCGACGCTGCATCGCCGTTATGCGCAATGA
- a CDS encoding DUF190 domain-containing protein encodes MSKLISLRLYFHHSERAHTHQSNRFWHRLTRPSLARHLLHHAKNAGIEQAVLHRVHAGYLGSDRVHHEHVEVAHHRFPHCLELIDLEIKVRDFWKIHGRGLEGVRAVFLPCETAKIDG; translated from the coding sequence ATGTCGAAACTAATCTCGCTGCGCTTGTACTTCCACCACTCAGAGCGCGCCCATACCCACCAGTCGAACCGCTTTTGGCATCGCCTCACGCGCCCGAGTCTTGCGCGTCATCTCCTTCATCACGCAAAGAACGCAGGTATTGAGCAGGCAGTTCTGCATCGCGTTCACGCCGGCTATCTCGGTAGTGACCGTGTGCATCACGAACACGTGGAGGTGGCGCACCATCGCTTTCCACATTGCCTCGAACTCATTGACCTGGAAATTAAGGTTAGGGATTTCTGGAAAATCCACGGTAGGGGACTGGAAGGCGTTCGCGCGGTGTTTTTGCCTTGCGAGACCGCGAAAATTGATGGCTGA
- a CDS encoding IclR family transcriptional regulator domain-containing protein, which produces MDEKDWIAGAAKALAIIEAFDEEHARMTPTTVAGRAGLSRTAARRYLLTLRELGYVDTDGKLFWLAPRVLRLGQSYLDSARLPRTVQPFLQRITATVQETALVAILDEHDVVYVARNGVNRAMAVGFVLGSRAPAPLSSAGLVLLAFQAPEGIEQWLASYPIKVFTPHTYSTIDQLRDVLGEIRRNGYVVTDQQLELGVRGVAVPLRDRHGSVVAAISVSMPIGQESANAALHRVLPTLLENASLLRNLV; this is translated from the coding sequence ATGGATGAAAAAGACTGGATCGCCGGCGCTGCGAAAGCGCTGGCGATCATCGAAGCATTCGACGAAGAGCACGCGCGCATGACGCCGACCACGGTGGCCGGCCGTGCGGGTCTATCCCGCACGGCGGCGCGCCGTTATTTGCTGACGCTGCGCGAACTCGGCTACGTGGATACCGATGGCAAGCTGTTCTGGCTCGCGCCGCGTGTTTTGCGGCTCGGGCAGTCGTATCTGGATTCGGCGCGCTTGCCGCGCACCGTGCAGCCGTTCCTCCAACGCATCACCGCGACCGTGCAGGAAACCGCGCTGGTCGCGATCCTCGACGAACACGACGTGGTGTACGTTGCGCGCAACGGCGTGAACCGGGCGATGGCGGTGGGTTTCGTGCTCGGTTCGCGCGCGCCGGCGCCGTTGTCGTCGGCGGGACTGGTTCTGCTGGCGTTCCAGGCGCCGGAAGGCATCGAGCAGTGGCTGGCGTCTTATCCGATCAAGGTGTTCACGCCGCACACCTATTCGACGATCGACCAGTTGCGCGACGTGCTCGGCGAAATTCGCCGCAATGGCTACGTGGTCACCGACCAGCAACTGGAGCTGGGCGTGCGCGGCGTCGCGGTGCCGTTGCGCGACCGGCATGGTTCGGTCGTGGCGGCAATCAGTGTCAGCATGCCGATCGGACAGGAGTCGGCCAATGCCGCGCTACACCGCGTGC
- a CDS encoding response regulator has protein sequence MASVLLVDDDEEALAAWGAICAADGFEVRTASDGRSALAMFIEAPVDIVVADWRMPVMSGSEFCHRLRTLPGLADFAFILVSGEPSPPAFVSYDGFLRKPVDGPILLATMHRLLAEHVTHRQRHR, from the coding sequence ATGGCAAGCGTACTGCTGGTAGACGATGACGAGGAAGCATTGGCCGCATGGGGCGCCATTTGTGCCGCTGATGGATTTGAAGTAAGGACCGCCAGCGACGGCCGGTCGGCCTTGGCCATGTTCATTGAAGCCCCGGTCGATATAGTGGTCGCGGATTGGCGGATGCCCGTCATGTCGGGGAGCGAATTCTGCCATCGGTTGCGAACACTTCCTGGATTAGCCGACTTCGCTTTCATTCTGGTTTCCGGAGAGCCGAGTCCGCCCGCTTTTGTCAGCTACGACGGGTTCCTTCGTAAGCCGGTAGATGGGCCGATTTTATTGGCTACGATGCATCGGCTGCTGGCTGAGCACGTTACGCATCGGCAACGGCATCGATAG
- a CDS encoding DUF429 domain-containing protein, which yields MKSERVVAGIDIGGDRKGNHLVILRGTEIVCNISKEPPAHMLEKCLQFEVAAVGIDAPCLWRIGEAGRQAEKELARQRIFSFATPTRELALASQSGFYEWMFNGERVYQAFASHFPLFTHRGEVNGRVCFETFPHAITTALLKTEAASAKKKRTQRREVLKDAGIEAASLRSIDEVDAALCALSAHYLQEGKVVTYGDELGGFIVVPAQLDGSRTK from the coding sequence ATGAAGTCGGAACGCGTTGTAGCTGGAATCGATATCGGCGGAGACCGGAAAGGGAATCACCTCGTTATTCTTCGCGGCACCGAGATTGTGTGCAACATCAGCAAGGAGCCGCCTGCTCATATGCTCGAAAAGTGCCTCCAATTCGAGGTGGCAGCGGTAGGTATCGATGCGCCCTGTCTATGGCGAATTGGCGAGGCTGGCAGGCAAGCCGAGAAAGAACTCGCCCGGCAACGAATCTTTTCATTTGCCACGCCGACTCGCGAACTGGCCTTGGCCAGTCAGAGCGGATTTTACGAGTGGATGTTCAACGGCGAGCGTGTTTATCAGGCATTCGCATCGCATTTTCCTCTTTTCACCCATCGAGGCGAAGTCAACGGCCGAGTCTGCTTCGAGACGTTCCCACACGCGATCACCACCGCGCTTCTTAAGACTGAGGCTGCTTCAGCGAAGAAAAAACGAACGCAACGCCGAGAGGTTCTGAAAGATGCGGGAATTGAAGCAGCTTCGCTAAGGTCTATCGACGAAGTGGATGCGGCGCTATGCGCGTTGAGCGCTCATTACCTGCAAGAAGGAAAGGTCGTGACGTATGGCGATGAACTCGGCGGATTCATCGTCGTGCCGGCTCAACTTGACGGCAGCAGAACGAAGTAA
- a CDS encoding DMT family transporter, whose product MKAETRQHLRANVLMLIAAIIWGSAFVAQRLSLDAIGPFLFTGLRFLLGALVVLTLIVCVRRSALAELSKREPGGARELLGAGALLGMVLAASISLQQIGLQYTKVANAGFISSLYVVIVPLLGVLFRHRTGIGTWLGAVLAAVGMYFLSVNEHFSVLYGDWYQLAGALVISVQMMLVGRFAVRHDTLMLALVQFVTCGLACLVVGLAIEPISFAVIARAAPTILYGGALSVGVAYTIQVVAQKHAAPSHAAVIFSMEGVFAALAAWLVLGETLSARALFGCALMLAGLIVCQVMPAWQRGRERVPHTSS is encoded by the coding sequence TTGAAAGCCGAAACCCGCCAACACCTGCGCGCCAATGTTCTGATGCTGATCGCCGCGATAATCTGGGGTTCCGCGTTCGTCGCGCAACGCCTGAGTCTCGATGCGATCGGCCCGTTTCTCTTCACTGGCCTGCGCTTCCTGCTCGGCGCGCTCGTCGTGTTGACGCTGATCGTTTGCGTGCGGCGCTCCGCACTCGCTGAACTGTCAAAGCGCGAACCCGGCGGCGCACGCGAGTTGCTCGGCGCGGGCGCGCTGCTCGGCATGGTGCTGGCCGCCTCGATTTCATTGCAGCAGATCGGCCTGCAGTACACGAAGGTCGCCAACGCGGGTTTCATCAGTTCGCTGTACGTAGTGATCGTGCCGCTGCTGGGGGTGCTGTTCAGACATCGGACGGGAATCGGCACGTGGCTCGGTGCGGTGCTCGCGGCCGTGGGCATGTATTTCCTGAGCGTCAACGAACATTTTTCAGTGCTGTACGGCGACTGGTATCAGCTTGCCGGCGCGCTCGTGATCTCCGTTCAGATGATGCTGGTCGGACGTTTCGCGGTACGCCACGACACGCTGATGCTCGCGCTCGTGCAGTTCGTGACCTGCGGGCTCGCATGTCTAGTGGTCGGTCTCGCCATCGAGCCAATCAGCTTTGCGGTGATCGCGCGCGCCGCGCCGACCATCCTGTACGGCGGGGCACTGTCGGTCGGCGTCGCCTATACGATTCAGGTGGTCGCGCAAAAGCATGCGGCGCCGTCGCACGCGGCGGTGATCTTCAGCATGGAAGGCGTGTTCGCCGCGCTCGCGGCGTGGCTCGTGCTCGGCGAAACACTCTCGGCGCGCGCACTGTTCGGATGCGCGCTGATGCTCGCGGGTTTGATCGTATGTCAGGTGATGCCGGCGTGGCAACGCGGGCGTGAACGTGTGCCTCACACGTCGTCTTGA
- a CDS encoding lytic transglycosylase domain-containing protein, which yields MSRLLCLMLSLGLMQTATADENTDRMSAYLTQKFGLAKEKAQKISDAVQSAASKYSLPPALLLAIISIESRFKEKAKGANGATGLMQVVPGAHRGLLRNVKDLTEPTANIEVGSAILYGYMRSANGDMNAALKSYGGSQAYAQKVSLRVEDFAAVAPSQEAAQQSDAQAGTCTPRSTSDRCAEPGNWVNAFTLPAVNAAGLNGAATPATGPHATSH from the coding sequence ATGAGCCGGTTACTTTGCCTGATGCTTTCGCTCGGCCTGATGCAGACCGCGACGGCCGACGAGAACACCGACCGGATGTCCGCGTATCTGACGCAAAAGTTCGGTCTGGCAAAAGAAAAGGCTCAAAAGATTTCCGACGCGGTGCAATCCGCCGCCTCGAAATATTCCCTCCCGCCGGCGCTCCTGCTGGCGATCATCTCGATCGAATCCCGTTTCAAGGAAAAGGCCAAGGGCGCCAACGGCGCGACCGGGCTAATGCAGGTCGTGCCGGGCGCGCATCGCGGGCTGCTGAGGAACGTTAAGGACCTGACCGAACCGACCGCGAACATCGAAGTGGGCTCGGCGATTCTCTACGGCTATATGCGCTCAGCCAACGGCGACATGAACGCCGCGCTCAAAAGCTACGGCGGATCGCAAGCGTACGCGCAGAAGGTGAGCTTGCGCGTCGAAGACTTTGCGGCGGTCGCACCGTCGCAAGAAGCCGCTCAGCAATCGGACGCGCAGGCCGGCACGTGCACGCCACGATCGACGTCTGATCGTTGTGCGGAACCAGGCAACTGGGTCAATGCGTTCACCCTTCCGGCTGTCAATGCTGCCGGGTTGAACGGCGCCGCTACGCCGGCAACCGGACCTCACGCGACGTCGCATTAA